From one Ignavibacteria bacterium genomic stretch:
- a CDS encoding TonB-dependent receptor encodes MSIRCCSKQSVLPLLLLVVLYLHSMPVAARAHADSVLRSVTAQKVLITRSRDSSDYLRTITDVYHVNYAAIRAKAPYQLQDILSDVGGLFVKQYGGPGSMSTISVRGGSAAQALVLFDGMRLNTVQNGGVDISTIPISFIRSVDVRKGALGSTAGANAMTGTVELTVAIPDNPVRLEAGAGSFETWRTLLQGAVRGTEWKAGAGLEAYSSAGSYNYPFFLHNEQMYLTRDNARVRTLSGIVRIEGPRNLAVTLVAQTTKRGVPGAVVPDVAVESVASLINSDILGQAKLQLFKNGGWQVNTGVALRYLNARYTDALATFVGPQGIKAHYTSVETVADVQALLIKNDIIHEARVSAGTALLTDTQLQPELGGMASRHQGAAAYRFSASLPHMEVEASLRGEWYSDVPGAVAAGAGLAWLPDTNLAVRLHVGSGYRPPSFNELYLFNYGNRELLPERSTAVTTGVRWQPVWWLWADASAYGTLFSDLIVSIPLSPVLTSAFNVGRATGVGAEYSIGCTIPGTGLSLQCNYNVQDMRDHTGRPGVDGTPIPYVPVEAVHGVVSWDGADVFARGEWSYTGYRYAQAGGDVLNVLPSYHLATVVVGTRYSGDSLKGSVQLRCDNILDTRYQVVRGYPMPGRSARIVLEVLP; translated from the coding sequence ATGTCCATCCGCTGTTGCAGTAAACAATCGGTACTGCCGTTGCTGCTTCTTGTTGTACTGTACCTTCATAGCATGCCCGTTGCTGCCCGAGCCCACGCTGATTCTGTGCTGCGGTCGGTTACGGCGCAGAAGGTACTGATTACCCGAAGCAGAGACTCATCCGATTATCTTCGGACTATTACCGATGTTTACCATGTGAATTATGCGGCCATTCGTGCCAAAGCCCCTTACCAGCTTCAGGACATTCTGTCGGATGTTGGTGGTTTGTTTGTAAAGCAGTACGGCGGACCCGGAAGCATGAGCACCATTTCGGTACGGGGCGGGAGTGCTGCACAGGCGCTGGTGCTGTTCGACGGGATGCGCCTGAATACCGTGCAGAATGGTGGCGTGGATATCAGCACCATACCAATATCGTTTATTCGCAGTGTTGATGTTCGGAAAGGGGCTTTAGGTTCAACCGCAGGGGCGAATGCGATGACGGGAACGGTAGAGCTAACGGTTGCCATTCCGGACAATCCGGTGCGCCTTGAGGCAGGCGCAGGTTCGTTCGAAACGTGGCGAACGTTACTGCAGGGTGCCGTGCGCGGTACCGAGTGGAAAGCGGGAGCCGGGCTTGAGGCATACTCGTCGGCCGGCAGCTACAACTATCCGTTCTTCCTGCATAACGAACAGATGTATCTCACCCGCGACAATGCGCGGGTGAGAACGCTTTCGGGTATTGTCCGCATCGAGGGTCCACGCAACCTGGCTGTCACACTGGTTGCACAAACCACCAAGCGGGGTGTTCCCGGTGCCGTGGTGCCGGATGTTGCAGTTGAGTCAGTAGCCTCGTTGATTAATTCCGATATTCTGGGCCAGGCAAAGCTCCAGTTGTTTAAGAATGGAGGATGGCAGGTGAACACCGGAGTTGCCCTGCGCTACCTGAATGCCCGCTATACTGATGCTTTGGCAACATTCGTGGGTCCGCAGGGTATCAAGGCCCACTACACGTCCGTAGAAACAGTTGCCGACGTACAGGCGCTACTGATAAAAAACGATATCATTCACGAAGCACGCGTCAGTGCCGGTACGGCACTGTTAACCGATACCCAGCTGCAACCGGAGCTGGGGGGTATGGCATCCCGACACCAGGGAGCTGCTGCGTATCGGTTTTCGGCTTCGCTGCCACACATGGAAGTCGAAGCATCACTTCGGGGTGAGTGGTATTCCGATGTTCCCGGTGCGGTTGCCGCCGGTGCGGGGCTTGCCTGGCTGCCCGACACAAATCTGGCTGTGCGCCTGCATGTTGGAAGCGGGTACAGGCCACCGTCATTTAACGAATTATACTTATTTAATTACGGTAATCGAGAACTACTGCCGGAACGCAGCACTGCAGTAACAACGGGAGTTCGCTGGCAGCCCGTTTGGTGGCTGTGGGCTGATGCATCGGCGTATGGGACACTATTTTCAGACCTGATTGTTAGCATACCACTAAGCCCTGTCCTGACCAGCGCCTTTAACGTTGGCAGGGCAACAGGTGTTGGCGCCGAGTACAGCATTGGTTGCACCATCCCGGGTACCGGTCTGTCGCTGCAGTGTAACTACAATGTCCAGGACATGCGTGACCATACCGGGCGCCCGGGGGTTGACGGTACGCCGATCCCGTATGTTCCCGTGGAAGCCGTCCACGGTGTTGTAAGCTGGGACGGTGCTGACGTATTTGCCCGGGGCGAATGGAGCTACACCGGGTATCGCTACGCTCAGGCCGGAGGCGATGTACTAAACGTACTGCCATCATATCACCTTGCCACCGTTGTTGTGGGAACACGCTATTCCGGAGATTCGCTCAAAGGGTCGGTACAACTTCGCTGCGATAATATTCTTGATACCCGTTATCAGGTGGTACGGGGCTATCCAATGCCGGGGCGGTCAGCCAGAATTGTCCTTGAGGTTCTGCCATGA